A section of the Trachemys scripta elegans isolate TJP31775 chromosome 10, CAS_Tse_1.0, whole genome shotgun sequence genome encodes:
- the WDR93 gene encoding WD repeat-containing protein 93 encodes MPVYIRKHPLEIPPPSEKDWIKKDEEENFFLQDPDQIFDSLPQPFRMINKLVTLVFEQAWEIIEKREALQEAQTLKVKPTLYLPTAEFQVMGRANCLAASGQHVFVGLSTGLAVFNMPSCKRVCAWESAKLEICAIRASNLGNETHLLVTVDEMGLARLFYFYRDSLLLIKVLNEVEEISKRNTCVEAELSQGGDYAGILLQGNTEAWLEIYRLPKDSWLKETDHSQAAAAVSSFRERRFSQASAKSLELPGEGSAETESPMSANRVETKLSPPVLLLKVRSPKPLTGSTFKSPLEALMKIDDGSVIGLGQNHVIKDYQWEQQDAIFRRTFQKHLERKSEPDSKEEKPSHAVFHFLLPGRILQIGPEIKAQPDVPTGISVHWNGSHNLCLYLLTRPSKEKMDAELKPDTVWPCAAPITCSAVTSCSSYMALACEDGTITVWDRCLGFPLAVTALPEGCLSRTIHFLQTSTAPRDQLPRPKVQLLVLCTDGSLHLLTVSGPRESRTVLLADRSEDPDQTISAVAPIPALPGAVLVFSWDGTVCLTDTATPQTVCHFITPPSHTVASPWQPVFTVDTTNQCLLLRGDEQQQQAGPPTQTKDNQSSIFLFYFDSYQSMEVFAAVPEPPPDSLQHLPWDERCDIFLRDRLQRLPGVSQQVPKCWSQLRKHAAALQRESRKK; translated from the exons ATGCCAGTATATATCCGGAAACATCCCCTGGAGATccctccaccttctgaaaaggACTGGATTAAGAAGGATGAGGAAGAAAATTTCTTCCTGCAGGATCCCGATCAAATCTTTGATTCATTGCCTCAGCCTTTCCGGATGATCAATAAACTGGTGACCTTAGTATTCGAGCAGGCCTGGGAAATCATTGAGAAGAGGGAGGCACTCCAAGAGGCACAGACACTGAAGGTCAAGCCCACGTTGTACCTGCCCACAGCTGAATTCCAG GTGATGGGAAGAGCCAACTGCCTTGCAGCCTCTGGACAGCATGTCTTTGTTGGGCTCTCCACAGGGCTTGCAGTTTTCAACATGCCCAGCTGTAAGCGGGTCTGTGCTTGGGAGTCAGCCAAGCTAGAGATTTGTGCCATCCGTGCCTCCAACCTTGGCAATGAGACCCACCTTCTCGTTACTGTTGATGAGATGG GACTTGCCCgactcttttatttttacagggaCAGCCTGCTGCTCATTAAAGTCCTAAATGAAGTG GAAGAGATCAGCAAGAGAAACACCTGTGTGGAGGCAGAGCTCTCCCAGGGGGGCGATTATGCAGGCATCCTGCTGCAAGGCAA CACAGAAGCTTGGCTGGAGATCTACCGATTGCCTAAGGATTCCTGGCTGAAGGAGACAGACCATTCccaggcagctgcagcagtgTCATCTTTCAGGGAGAGGCGGTTCAGCCAGGCGTCGGCG AAAAGTCTGGAACTGCCGGGAGAGGGCTCTGCAGAAACG GAATCACCCATGTCTGCAAACAGAGTTGAAACTAAGCTGAGTCCTCCAGTGCTGCTGCTGAAGGTCAGATCGCCCAAACCTCTGACAG GAAGCACTTTTAAAAGCCCTTTGGAGGCCCTGATGAAGATTGATGATGGCAGTGTGATCGGCTTGGGACAGAATCACGTGATCAAAGACTACCAATGGGAACAGCAGGACGCAATCTTTCGCCGCACCTTCCAAAAGCATCTGGAGAGAAAAAGTGAGCCTGACAGCAAGGAGGAGAAACCCAG CCATGCTGTGTTTCATTTTCTCCTGCCTGGCCGGATACTGCAGATCGGACCTGAAATCAAAGCACAGCCAG ACGTGCCCACTGGCATCAGTGTGCATTGGAATGGAAGCCACAATCTCTGCCTGTATTTACTCACTCGGCCATCAAAGGAGAAAATGG ATGCTGAGCTAAAACCTGACACTGTCTGGCCATGTGCTGCTCCAATCACCTGCTCAGCTGTCACCTCCTGCTCCTCTTACATGGCTCTGGCATGTGAAGATGGGACGATAACGGTGTGGGACAGATGTCTAG GATTCCCACTAGCTGTGACTGCCCTTCCAGAGGGATGTCTCAGCCGCACCATCCACTTCCTGCAGACATCTACAGCCCCAAGGGACCAGCTGCCTAGGCCCAAAGTGCAGCTTCTGGTGCTGTGTACGGATGGGTCTCTCCACCTGCTTACAGTATCAGGGCCCAGAGAGTCCAGGACTGTGCTCCTGGCAGACAG GTCCGAGGACCCAGATCAGACCATCAGCGCAGTAGCACCGATTCCAGCCTTACCTGGTGCA GTGCTGGTGTTCTCCTGGGATGGCACAGTGTGCCTCACGGACACTGCCACGCCACAGACTGTTTGCCACTTCATCACCCCACCCTCTCACACAGTAGCATCCCCCTGGCAACCGGTGTTTACCGTGGATACCACTAACCAATGCCTGCTCCTCCGAG GtgatgaacagcagcagcaggctggtCCCCCGACACAGACCAAAGACAATCAAAGCTCcatcttccttttttattttgattcCTACCAGTCCATGGAGGTTTTCGCAGCAGTACCGGAGCCTCCTCCTGACTCCTTGCAGCACCTGCCATGGGACGAGAGATGTGACATTTTCCTCCGTGACAG GCTGCAGCGCCTGCCAGGAGTCAGCCAGCAGGTACCCAAGTGCTGGAGCCAGCTGCGGAAGCATGCAGCCGCGCTGCAGAGGGAGAGCCGGAAgaagtga